One genomic region from Armatimonadota bacterium encodes:
- a CDS encoding LacI family DNA-binding transcriptional regulator, protein MATLKDVARKAGVSVATAARVLGGYGYASQRARERVLRAARQLDYTPNALARGMVKKRTHAIGVIVSDNANPFFAAVVRGVEDVVRRHGYAVILCNSDESPEKEDLYLRILREKQVDGLLLASSGQVTPHLRRWLRTGLPLVLVDRRLEGIRADAALVDSMEGARTAVSHLIALGHRRIGIISGPVRVFTGRERLAGYLAALQAAGLRADPALVREGDFKQQSGYRLAREFLEMNRPPTALFVANNLMTIGAMLALKEAGVRVPQEMAVIGFDDMDWAPILTPTLTAVAQPAYTLGTSAAQLLMQRLENPARPVQEIVLKTRLVIRESCGAVLQRR, encoded by the coding sequence ATGGCGACCCTGAAGGACGTCGCGCGCAAAGCGGGGGTGTCCGTGGCCACGGCTGCCCGGGTGCTGGGCGGGTACGGCTACGCCAGCCAGCGGGCGCGGGAACGGGTCCTGCGTGCGGCCCGGCAGCTGGACTACACCCCCAACGCCCTCGCCCGGGGGATGGTGAAGAAGCGGACCCACGCCATCGGGGTGATCGTCTCCGACAACGCCAACCCCTTCTTCGCCGCGGTGGTCCGCGGCGTGGAGGACGTCGTCCGCCGCCACGGCTACGCGGTGATCCTGTGCAACAGCGACGAGAGCCCCGAGAAGGAGGACCTCTACCTGCGCATCCTGCGAGAGAAGCAGGTGGACGGGCTGCTCCTGGCGTCAAGCGGCCAGGTCACCCCGCACCTGCGCCGCTGGTTGCGCACCGGCCTTCCCCTGGTGCTGGTGGACCGGCGCCTGGAGGGGATCCGGGCCGACGCCGCCCTGGTGGACAGCATGGAGGGGGCCCGCACCGCGGTGAGCCACCTGATCGCGCTGGGCCACCGCCGCATCGGCATCATCAGCGGCCCGGTCCGTGTCTTCACCGGGCGGGAGCGGCTGGCCGGCTACCTGGCGGCCCTGCAGGCGGCAGGCCTGCGTGCCGATCCGGCCCTGGTGCGGGAGGGCGACTTCAAGCAGCAGAGCGGCTACCGGCTGGCCCGGGAGTTCCTGGAGATGAACCGTCCGCCTACGGCCCTCTTCGTGGCCAACAACCTGATGACCATCGGCGCCATGCTGGCTCTGAAGGAGGCCGGGGTGCGCGTCCCCCAGGAGATGGCCGTGATCGGCTTCGATGACATGGACTGGGCGCCGATCCTGACACCCACCCTGACGGCGGTGGCCCAGCCGGCCTACACGCTGGGGACCAGCGCAGCCCAGTTGCTGATGCAGCGGCTGGAGAACCCCGCGCGGCCCGTACAGGAGATCGTGCTGAAGACCCGCCTGGTGATCCGTGAGTCCTGCGGCGCCGTGCTGCAGCGGCGCTGA
- a CDS encoding DctP family TRAP transporter solute-binding subunit, which produces MVWRALGVALALVALTWSVPAGAVMVLRWGEVLPPDHPSVQMVERIARSVSQRTQGYLQIQAYPAGQLGTTRDQIENVMVGTQQLTTEGAAAIGQFFPPLGALEAPYAWRDEAHLRAVMKSPIAEELSRAFIEKRGVRILAATYYGVRHLTTTRKPVHTVADLREFKLRVPENEVFVAMVRAWGAKPTPIPFGELYLALRQNVVEGQENPLPTIDAAKLYEVQKYLVLTGHILTPRLILINERTWRALGRPFQRALVEAIEEAVAWHNQEILNRERTLLDKFRQLGMEVIQPDVESFRRPVLESLPKQFEAQWGPGLFQRIVNTR; this is translated from the coding sequence ATGGTCTGGCGCGCACTCGGGGTTGCCCTGGCACTCGTGGCCCTCACGTGGAGCGTGCCCGCGGGCGCGGTCATGGTGTTGCGGTGGGGGGAGGTCCTCCCGCCGGACCACCCTTCGGTTCAGATGGTCGAACGCATCGCGCGCAGCGTGTCCCAGCGGACCCAGGGGTACCTCCAGATCCAGGCCTACCCCGCGGGCCAGCTGGGCACTACTCGGGACCAGATCGAGAACGTCATGGTGGGGACCCAGCAGCTCACCACGGAGGGTGCGGCGGCCATCGGTCAGTTCTTCCCTCCTCTGGGCGCGCTCGAGGCGCCCTACGCGTGGCGTGACGAGGCGCACCTCCGCGCGGTCATGAAGAGCCCCATTGCGGAGGAGCTCTCGAGGGCTTTCATCGAGAAGCGCGGGGTCCGCATCCTGGCGGCCACGTACTATGGTGTCCGCCACCTCACCACGACACGGAAGCCCGTGCACACCGTGGCGGACCTCCGTGAGTTCAAGTTGCGGGTGCCGGAGAACGAGGTGTTCGTGGCCATGGTCCGCGCGTGGGGTGCCAAGCCCACTCCGATCCCCTTCGGGGAGCTGTACCTGGCGTTGCGCCAGAATGTGGTGGAGGGTCAGGAGAACCCTCTGCCGACCATCGACGCAGCGAAACTGTACGAAGTCCAGAAGTACCTGGTCCTCACCGGCCACATCCTCACGCCCCGACTGATCCTCATCAACGAGCGCACGTGGCGGGCCTTGGGCCGGCCGTTCCAGCGTGCCCTGGTGGAGGCGATCGAGGAGGCTGTGGCGTGGCACAACCAGGAGATCCTGAATCGGGAGCGCACGCTGCTGGACAAGTTCCGCCAGCTTGGCATGGAGGTCATCCAGCCGGACGTGGAGTCCTTCCGGAGGCCGGTCCTGGAGAGCCTGCCGAAGCAGTTCGAGGCGCAGTGGGGTCCGGGGCTGTTCCAGCGGATCGTGAACACCCGCTGA
- a CDS encoding TRAP transporter small permease has translation MSGGEFLYRSASSLGAVLLFAIFLVILAQVAFRYVLARPLVWTEEAARYLYIWTCYLGAAMAFRRGTHVRIGAMVDRVPPAVRLWVHRLGLLGTAGFLGVLAVQGAKLVWLSRSTLAITFPLPWSVIYAAAVLSGSLMLLYTWEALWEHFREARER, from the coding sequence GTGTCGGGTGGAGAGTTCCTTTACCGCTCCGCTTCGTCCCTGGGGGCTGTCCTGCTGTTCGCCATCTTCCTCGTGATCCTGGCGCAGGTGGCGTTCCGTTACGTCCTGGCCCGACCGCTCGTGTGGACCGAGGAGGCCGCCCGCTACCTGTACATCTGGACCTGCTACCTGGGTGCCGCCATGGCCTTCCGGCGCGGCACCCACGTCCGGATCGGGGCCATGGTCGACCGGGTGCCCCCCGCGGTCCGCCTGTGGGTGCACCGGCTGGGGCTGCTGGGCACGGCTGGCTTCTTGGGTGTCCTGGCAGTGCAGGGCGCCAAGCTGGTCTGGCTGTCCCGCAGCACGCTGGCCATCACCTTTCCCTTACCCTGGTCGGTCATCTACGCGGCCGCGGTGCTCTCCGGCTCCCTGATGTTGCTGTACACATGGGAGGCGTTGTGGGAGCACTTCCGGGAGGCCCGGGAGCGGTGA